GCGGACAACTCACCGGTATTTACACGGTAAGCCAAAGCAATACCGCTATTCTTCGTTGGGTAAGGGTTGGCCGTAGTTATGGCGATCAGGTAGAAGTGTTGTCAGGTTTGGCGGCAGACGAAAACTATATTATTGATGCCGAAGGAAAACTCTATAACGGGGCGAAACTAACCATTAAACAATAATCATGAAGGACGGATTAGCAGGCAAAATTGCCAAGTTATTTATAGATTCCAAACTTACCGTATTGTTGATGATTGTGTTTATGGTCGTTGGCGTTTACAGTTCGTTTTTAATACCGCGTGAGGAAGAACCGCAAATTGATGTGGCCATGGCCGACATCTTTGTGGGCTATCCGGGCGCCTCGCCAACCGAGGTAGAATCTAGGGTGGTAAAACCTTTGGAAAAATTGGTTTCCAATATTCCCGGGGTGGAGTATGTGTATTCAACTTCTTCAAAAGAAGGGGCAATGGTAATCGTCCAGTTTTATGTGGGCGAAGATATTGAGCGTTCGTTTGTAAAGCTCTATAACGAAATGAACAAGCATATGGACCAAATGCCTCCGGGGGTTACCATGCCGCTTGTAAAACCCCGTGCCATTGATGATGTGCCTATGTTGGGGGTTACGCTTTGGAGTGAAACGTACGACGACTTTCAACTAAAACAAATTGCAGACGAACTCACCCAGGAAATTGAGGAAGTAAACGATGTTTCGGCTACCCAAAAAATAGGGGGGAGAAACAGGCAGTTACGGGTGGTTTTGGACAAAGATAAATTAGCTGCAAGTGGTTTGGACTTTTTAGGCGTTGCCGAAATGATCAAGGCAAGCAACCAGCAAATGAGTTCGGGTAGTTTTGATAAAAACGATACTGAGTTTCTGGTCACTACCGGAAATTTCCTTAAATCGGTTACCGATGTTGAAAACTTAGTGGTGGGCGTACAGCAAAACCAACCCATTTATTTAAAGCAGGTTGCCAATATATTTGACGGACCTGAAATAGCGAGTAAGTACGTGTCTTTTGGTTTTGGGGGAGCTAGTGAAAATGTTTCAAAATACCCTTCGGAATATCCTGCGGTTACCATTTCGGTAGCAAAGCGAAAGGGGGCCGACGCCATGAAAATTGCCGATGTAATTATAGACAAGGTAAATCATTTGCGAAGCACTTTAATTCCCGATGACGTGCACGTTGAAATAACGCGAAACTATGGCGAAACAGCTTCCCAAAAAGTCTCGGAGCTGTTAATGCACCTTATGGGCGCCATTATTGCGGTAACTTTGGTGGTAATGTTGGCTATGGGCTGGCGTGGTGGTTTGGTGGTTTTTCTCTCAGTACCAATCACCTTTGCGCTGACCCTTTTAAGTTACTATTTACTGGATTATACGCTAAACAGAATTACGCTTTTCGCCTTGGTATTTGTAACCGGAATTGTGGTTGACGACTCCATTATCATAGCCGAAAATATGCATCGCCATTTTAAGATGAAACGCTTGCCGTTTAAACAGGCCGCTATTTACGCAATTAACGAAGTGGGTAACCCCACCATTTTGGCAACTTTTACGGTAATCGCTTCCGTCTTGCCGATGGCCTTCGTTTCTGGGTTGATGGGGCCGTATATGTCGCCTATGCCAATCGGGGCTTCCATTGCGATGATACTTTCGTTGTTTGTGGCACTAACGATTACGCCTTATTTGGGATATATATTTCTTCGTGAAAGGGAGAAACCTGCCCGCCGAGGTGGGAAGGGAAAAGCGCCAAAGGAAGAAAAATCTTTAGAGAGCAGCCTTATATTTAAAATTTATTCGAAGTTGGAAACGCCTTTGATTGAAAACAAAAGAACGCGTTGGTTGTTTTTGGGGATTACCGTGGTGATGCTATTGGGTTCGGTTTTGATGTTTTTTACCAAATCGGTTGCCGTGAAAATGCTTCCTTTTGACAATAAAAACGAAATGCAGGTTGTGATCGATATGCCCGAAGGTACTACTCTGGAACGTACTGCGGTGGTAGCCAAGGAAATTGGGCAATATTTATCGCAACAGCCATTGGTGGTTAATTACCAAAATTATGTGGGCACCTCGGCCCCGATTACCTTTAACGGCTTAGTGCGCCATTACGATCTGCGGGGCGGTAGCAATATGGCAGACATACAAGTGAATTTGGTAAAGAAGGACGATAGAAAATTACAGAGTCACGATGTTGCCAAACTATTGCGGCCAAAGATTCAGGAAATTGGTGCAAAATTTGGCGCCAATATAAAAATTGTTGAAGTTCCACCTGGGCCGCCAGTGCTTTCAACTATCGTAGCGGAAATTTACGGCCCCGATTATGACAAGCAGATTGCAGTTGCCGAACAAGTTGAAAACATTTTAAATGAAACCCAAGATGTGGTAGATGTAGATTGGATGGTGGAAGCGAACCAAAAAGAGTATCAATTTGTTATTGATAAAGAAAAGGCCATGCGTTATGGTGTGGCGCCACAGCAAATTGTATATACAATGAATATGGCGCTTTCAAACAGACCCGTAACCAATCTATATGCCGAAAACGCTACCGAACAGGTAGGAATTGTTTTGGCTTTGGCCGAAAAGGAAAAATCTACAATTCAGGATATATCACAATTGAAGATTGCATCAAAACAGGGCAATATGGTTTCTGTGGGCGATTTGGTAACTGTGGAAGAAAGCACTCGGGCAAAAAGCATTTATCGCAAAAATCAAAAACGCGTTGTGTATGTACTTGCAGATATGGCTGGGGAATTGGAAAGTCCGGTATATGCTATTTTAGGAATGACCGATAAGTTGAATACTATCGATCTGCCGGCGGGATATAAAATGAACGAATTGTATTTGCAACAGCCCGAACACGAAGACGATTTCACCGTAAAATGGGATGGAGAATGGCAGATTACCCTCGAGGTTTTCCGCGATTTGGGGATTGCCTTTTTGGGGGTCATCATCATTATTTACATTTTAATTGTTGGGTGGTTTCAAAACTTTAAGGCTCCGGTGGTGATGATGGTGGCTATTCCACTTTCATTAATAGGAATTGTACTGGGCCATTGGATAATGGGAGCATTTTTTACCGCAACTTCCTTTATTGGGATGATTGCCTTGGCGGGAATTATGGTGCGAAACTCGGTATTGTTAATCGATTTTGTAAACCTGCGAACCGCAGAGGGCATTCCGTTAAAACAGGCCGTAATTGAAGCCGGTGCCGTACGGACAACCCCAATTTTATTAACCGCGGGAACGGTGGTTATTGGTGCTTTCGTAATATTATTTGATCCAATTTTTCAAGGTTTAGCCATTTCGCTTATGGGTGGAACAATTGTTTCTACCGTATTAACGCTGCTTGTGGTGCCGTTGGTTTATTATATGATTGAGAGTAGAGGTGAGGGGTGAGATTTGAGACGTGAGATTTGAGACGTGAGATGTGAGATGTGAGATTTGAGATTTGAGATTTGAGAAAAATTGGTTTGACTGAAAATAAATACTAATTAATAATACTAATCTGATGAAACTATTAATTGTAACGGTTGTTGATGAATTTCAGAAGGAGGTGCTGCAACTATTTAAACAAGCGAATATTGAGAGCTACAGCGGTTCTGATATTGAAGGTTATAAAAATGCATCGTCGTTTATGATGAACGCCAATTGGTTTCCCTCACAAAAGAGTGGGGCGGACAGCAGTTTGTTTTTTTCCTTTACCGAGGATAAAAAGATTGATGTGTTTTTTAGTTTGGTGATTCAGTTTAATGAAAGTTTGGAAACCAACAACCCGATTCACGCGGTGGTGGTGCCTATAGAACGGAGCGTTTAAGCACAGACGCTTAAAGAGTTCTCGACTGCGCTCGAACGGACATAAGGAATTAAATATTAAACATTTAAAATACAATAATATGATTAACAGATATATCAGGGCAATTGCCGGGACTTTTATTTTAATTAGTCTTTTGCTAGCGGTTTATGTAAATATTAACTGGTTATGGTTCACGGGTTTTGTAGGTATTAACTTGCTACAATCGTCACTTACACGGTGGTGTTTGATGGAGAAAATACTTAAAAAACTTGGCGTAAAAGACGATGGGGAGAGCTGTTGTGCATAATAGATTTTTTTATAAAACGATTTTAAGAAAATTCCACATATGCAACATTTTGTGGAATTTTTTTTAGCTTCTGAAATTGATTTGGAACGTTTTATAAATGCGCCATTCATTTAAAAAAAATCAAAATGCCCAATTCGATTAACAACGAACAACAATTCAAAATAATCAATTATGACAACGGTCATTATAAAACCCATGAATAAGAGGTATATTTGAAAATATAAACCAATTTAGATTAGTTATGACTGTAAACATCCAATATGTAAAAATGCCCACAAGCGAGGCCATGAACGAATATGTAGAACAAAAACTGCAGAAAATTGCCGAAAAATACGAGTGGTTAATACGAGCCGATGTAAGTTTTAAAATGGAGAATAATGTATATGGTAAAGGCAATATATGCGAGATTGAACTGAGTTTGCCCGGGCCTAAAATTTTTGCAACTTCTAAGGAATCCTCTTTTGAAGCTGCGGCGAAGGAAACTATTTCGGATCTGGAAAAACAACTTAAAAAACGCAAGGCAAAATTTGCCACGCACTAAAAGTAAAAATCATGAAAAAAATATTAGTTCCCGTAGATTTTTCGAAACATTCTGAACACGCAATGGAGGTGGCGGCTGCAATTGCTAAAAAGCAAAATGCCGAAATCGTCGCGCTGCACATGATGGGCTTGTCTGATGCGGTTGTAACTCGCAACCAATCGAAGGAAGTTTTTGAGGCAATGTATTATATGCGTTTGGCAGAAACTCGGTTTGCCGAATTTTTGGATAAAGATTACCTAAAAGGAATTACGGTAACAGACACCGTGCATAACTACACCATTTTTAGCGAAATAAACGATGTTGCTAAGGAAATGGAAGTAGATTTAATTGTTATGGGTTCGCACGGAACTACTGGGTTTCGCGAGGTTTTTGTAGGTTCAAATACAGAAAAAGTGGTTCGTACTTCTGAAATTCCTGTTTTGGTCATCAAGCATCAGGCAACAGATTTTAATCCGCAACTTGGTGTTTTTGCCTGCGATTTTTTACCGAACTCCATTGAGCCCTATAAGAAGGCGAAGCGGATGTTTGAGATTTTAGGAATTAAAATGCAGCCATTGTATATAAATCTTGCGGGAGATTTCCGAAATACACGGGAGATTGAAAAGCGCATCTTAACTTTTATGAATGACGCCAAAGATCCTAACCCGCTGGAGAGTTTAAATAGTGTAGTTCAATATAACGACTATTCGGTGGAGGCGGGAATATTTGCCTTTAGCCAGCTTACCGGAGCAGATATTATAGCTTTGCCCACGCAAGGCCGTCAAGGTTTGGCGCATTTCTTCTCGGGAAGTATTGGCGAGGATGTAGTAAACCATTCAGATTTACCGGTAATGACCTTTAAGGTTTAGTTAATTGCTATCGACATCAATTAACAACAAAAAGCAGGTTTTCAACTTTGGATTCCTGCTTTTTTATTTAAATTTTTTATACGAAAGTCTCAAGCCAGCTCGTATATTCAGCCCTATCAAACTCAAATTAACGGCCCCGAGCAGTAACTCAATACCTTGAACGGTGAAAAACG
This region of Aequorivita marisscotiae genomic DNA includes:
- a CDS encoding efflux RND transporter permease subunit; translation: MKDGLAGKIAKLFIDSKLTVLLMIVFMVVGVYSSFLIPREEEPQIDVAMADIFVGYPGASPTEVESRVVKPLEKLVSNIPGVEYVYSTSSKEGAMVIVQFYVGEDIERSFVKLYNEMNKHMDQMPPGVTMPLVKPRAIDDVPMLGVTLWSETYDDFQLKQIADELTQEIEEVNDVSATQKIGGRNRQLRVVLDKDKLAASGLDFLGVAEMIKASNQQMSSGSFDKNDTEFLVTTGNFLKSVTDVENLVVGVQQNQPIYLKQVANIFDGPEIASKYVSFGFGGASENVSKYPSEYPAVTISVAKRKGADAMKIADVIIDKVNHLRSTLIPDDVHVEITRNYGETASQKVSELLMHLMGAIIAVTLVVMLAMGWRGGLVVFLSVPITFALTLLSYYLLDYTLNRITLFALVFVTGIVVDDSIIIAENMHRHFKMKRLPFKQAAIYAINEVGNPTILATFTVIASVLPMAFVSGLMGPYMSPMPIGASIAMILSLFVALTITPYLGYIFLREREKPARRGGKGKAPKEEKSLESSLIFKIYSKLETPLIENKRTRWLFLGITVVMLLGSVLMFFTKSVAVKMLPFDNKNEMQVVIDMPEGTTLERTAVVAKEIGQYLSQQPLVVNYQNYVGTSAPITFNGLVRHYDLRGGSNMADIQVNLVKKDDRKLQSHDVAKLLRPKIQEIGAKFGANIKIVEVPPGPPVLSTIVAEIYGPDYDKQIAVAEQVENILNETQDVVDVDWMVEANQKEYQFVIDKEKAMRYGVAPQQIVYTMNMALSNRPVTNLYAENATEQVGIVLALAEKEKSTIQDISQLKIASKQGNMVSVGDLVTVEESTRAKSIYRKNQKRVVYVLADMAGELESPVYAILGMTDKLNTIDLPAGYKMNELYLQQPEHEDDFTVKWDGEWQITLEVFRDLGIAFLGVIIIIYILIVGWFQNFKAPVVMMVAIPLSLIGIVLGHWIMGAFFTATSFIGMIALAGIMVRNSVLLIDFVNLRTAEGIPLKQAVIEAGAVRTTPILLTAGTVVIGAFVILFDPIFQGLAISLMGGTIVSTVLTLLVVPLVYYMIESRGEG
- a CDS encoding YgaP family membrane protein, producing the protein MINRYIRAIAGTFILISLLLAVYVNINWLWFTGFVGINLLQSSLTRWCLMEKILKKLGVKDDGESCCA
- the hpf gene encoding ribosome hibernation-promoting factor, HPF/YfiA family — its product is MTVNIQYVKMPTSEAMNEYVEQKLQKIAEKYEWLIRADVSFKMENNVYGKGNICEIELSLPGPKIFATSKESSFEAAAKETISDLEKQLKKRKAKFATH
- a CDS encoding universal stress protein, with product MKKILVPVDFSKHSEHAMEVAAAIAKKQNAEIVALHMMGLSDAVVTRNQSKEVFEAMYYMRLAETRFAEFLDKDYLKGITVTDTVHNYTIFSEINDVAKEMEVDLIVMGSHGTTGFREVFVGSNTEKVVRTSEIPVLVIKHQATDFNPQLGVFACDFLPNSIEPYKKAKRMFEILGIKMQPLYINLAGDFRNTREIEKRILTFMNDAKDPNPLESLNSVVQYNDYSVEAGIFAFSQLTGADIIALPTQGRQGLAHFFSGSIGEDVVNHSDLPVMTFKV